The proteins below are encoded in one region of Streptomyces ficellus:
- a CDS encoding glycosyltransferase family 4 protein — translation MTPGARRPRVLLLAGSSLDRPGGTDTQLAAAVAEAVSDADFTWFTHWPHRGGSPPVDHGRQVPLPGVDGLPRRLRRPLMAAAGAALARHADLVHAVLSVDEGFPAFSRMLPPLLRGKPVLHTVPGVRDTRVLRRSRPLGQTVALSSATARELSSAGFGHVLVLPPVVRLERWPYTPRPSGPTPRVLVIGHVGPNGGAEEAVMAAGVAARAGARFRLTLALRPRSGYPGRSPAASLLALAEHEGLRDVEVLGHVPDMRALMASADVLLFVPQVLGARADVPLTVLEALSTGRPVILGDHPQFAVLGDTVLRAPVGDARRTGHLLRQLLDRPHWWQVLSEQGRATVEDRFGPERFAARYARLYRELLS, via the coding sequence ATGACGCCCGGAGCGCGCCGCCCGCGCGTCCTGTTGCTCGCCGGCAGCTCTCTGGACCGTCCGGGCGGTACGGACACCCAGCTGGCGGCGGCCGTCGCGGAGGCGGTGAGCGACGCGGACTTCACCTGGTTCACCCACTGGCCGCACCGGGGCGGGTCCCCGCCGGTGGACCACGGCCGGCAGGTGCCGCTGCCGGGCGTGGACGGCCTCCCCCGGCGCCTGCGACGGCCCCTGATGGCCGCCGCCGGAGCCGCCCTGGCCCGCCACGCCGACCTCGTCCACGCGGTGCTCAGCGTCGACGAGGGCTTCCCCGCGTTCTCCCGGATGCTGCCGCCGCTGCTGCGCGGCAAACCCGTCCTGCACACCGTCCCGGGTGTGCGGGACACCCGTGTGCTGCGCCGGTCGCGGCCGCTCGGCCAGACCGTGGCCCTCTCCTCGGCGACCGCGAGAGAGCTGAGTTCCGCGGGATTCGGCCACGTACTGGTGCTTCCCCCGGTGGTCCGGCTGGAGCGGTGGCCGTACACGCCCCGCCCGTCGGGGCCCACGCCCCGGGTGCTCGTCATCGGCCACGTCGGCCCCAACGGGGGCGCGGAGGAGGCCGTCATGGCTGCCGGGGTGGCCGCCAGGGCCGGTGCCCGGTTCCGGCTGACGCTGGCGCTGCGCCCCCGCAGCGGTTACCCGGGGCGCTCGCCGGCCGCGTCCCTGCTGGCGCTGGCGGAGCACGAGGGCCTGCGGGACGTGGAGGTGCTCGGGCACGTGCCGGACATGCGGGCGCTGATGGCGTCGGCGGACGTGTTGTTGTTCGTGCCCCAGGTGCTGGGCGCGAGGGCGGACGTGCCGCTGACGGTGCTGGAGGCGCTGAGCACCGGCCGGCCGGTGATCCTCGGCGACCACCCGCAGTTCGCGGTGCTGGGCGACACGGTCCTGCGGGCCCCGGTCGGTGACGCGCGCCGGACCGGGCACCTGCTGCGGCAGCTGCTGGACCGGCCGCACTGGTGGCAGGTGTTGTCGGAGCAGGGCCGCGCCACGGTCGAGGACCGCTTCGGCCCGGAGCGGTTCGCAGCACGGTACGCCCGTCTCTACCGGGAGTTGCTCAGCTGA
- a CDS encoding glycoside hydrolase family 15 protein produces the protein MVGRIEDYALIGDLETAALVGKDGAIDWLCVPRFDSPACFAALLGSEDNGRWRIAPAGAATCSRRSYVPDTLVLETVWETVGGAVKVTDFMPPRGGLPQVVRRVEGLSGRVAMRADLTVRFDNGRIVPWTRTVDARTVVAVAGPDSALLHADAAVDLSVTTPRTSCAFSVAAGERVTFVLRWSPSHLPANPGGDTEELLAGTLDFWRTWTSKCLYQGPWRDVVVRSLVTLKALTYEPTGGIVAAVTSSLPECLGGERNWDYRFCWLRDSTFTLSCLLRSGYREEAVAWKDWLVRAVAGEPSDLQPLYGVGGQRRLVETLAPWLAGYEGSEPVRFGNAAVGQLQLDVYGEVLNTVYSALRAGVAIDTQVWRLIASFMEYLEKHWREPDAGLWEVRGPRRHFVHSKIMCWVAADRALRMARVAGLRGSAERWRAMRQEIRKDVLRHGWDDEMGCFVQYYGSRRVDAAVLLMPKLGFLPPDDRRLRGTLEAVRRLDHHGFLRRYADTGGPGRVNEVDGLYGGEGTFLACSLWFADSLAMTGRRDEGRELFERVLDVRNDVGLLSEEWDPVSRRQLGNLPQAFSHVALVNTAFALHGTRAESRNGNGRHGDGSRNGRHGDGSRTESGSRVRAAR, from the coding sequence ATGGTCGGGCGAATCGAGGACTACGCCCTCATCGGAGACCTGGAAACGGCGGCCCTGGTCGGGAAGGACGGGGCGATCGACTGGCTGTGTGTGCCACGTTTCGATTCACCCGCCTGTTTCGCCGCTCTTCTCGGGAGCGAGGACAACGGTCGCTGGCGCATCGCGCCGGCCGGAGCGGCCACGTGCAGCCGGCGGTCCTACGTGCCCGACACCCTCGTCCTGGAAACGGTCTGGGAGACCGTCGGCGGGGCCGTGAAGGTCACCGACTTCATGCCGCCCCGGGGCGGACTCCCGCAGGTCGTACGGCGGGTCGAGGGGCTGTCCGGACGGGTCGCCATGCGCGCCGACCTGACCGTCCGCTTCGACAACGGGCGGATCGTCCCCTGGACGCGCACCGTCGACGCGCGGACGGTGGTGGCGGTCGCCGGGCCCGACTCGGCCCTGCTGCACGCCGACGCCGCGGTGGACCTGTCCGTCACCACGCCCCGTACGTCGTGCGCGTTCTCCGTGGCGGCGGGGGAGCGGGTCACGTTCGTGCTCCGCTGGAGCCCTTCCCACCTTCCCGCGAACCCCGGCGGGGACACGGAGGAACTCCTCGCCGGCACGCTGGACTTCTGGCGCACCTGGACCTCGAAATGTTTGTACCAGGGGCCGTGGCGGGACGTGGTCGTCCGCTCACTGGTGACCCTCAAGGCGCTCACCTACGAACCGACGGGCGGAATCGTCGCCGCCGTCACCTCCTCCCTCCCGGAATGCCTGGGAGGTGAACGGAATTGGGACTACCGATTCTGCTGGCTGCGCGATTCCACCTTCACCCTGTCCTGTCTCCTGCGCTCCGGATACCGCGAGGAGGCCGTCGCCTGGAAGGACTGGCTGGTGCGCGCCGTCGCGGGGGAGCCCTCCGACCTCCAGCCGCTGTACGGCGTGGGCGGCCAGCGCCGGCTCGTCGAGACCCTCGCGCCCTGGCTGGCCGGCTACGAGGGCTCCGAGCCCGTGCGGTTCGGCAACGCCGCCGTGGGCCAGCTCCAGCTCGACGTGTACGGCGAGGTGCTCAACACCGTCTACTCCGCACTGCGGGCCGGGGTCGCCATCGACACCCAGGTGTGGCGCCTGATCGCCTCGTTCATGGAGTACCTGGAGAAGCACTGGCGCGAGCCGGACGCGGGACTGTGGGAAGTGCGGGGCCCCCGGCGCCACTTCGTCCACTCGAAGATCATGTGCTGGGTCGCCGCCGACCGTGCCCTGCGCATGGCCAGGGTCGCCGGTCTGCGCGGCTCGGCGGAGCGCTGGCGCGCCATGCGGCAGGAGATCCGCAAGGACGTGCTGCGCCACGGCTGGGACGACGAGATGGGCTGTTTCGTGCAGTACTACGGCTCACGGCGGGTCGACGCGGCGGTGCTGCTCATGCCCAAGCTCGGCTTCCTCCCGCCGGACGACCGCCGGCTGCGGGGCACGCTGGAAGCGGTCCGGCGGCTCGACCACCACGGGTTCCTGCGCCGGTACGCCGACACCGGCGGCCCCGGCCGCGTGAACGAGGTGGACGGGCTGTACGGCGGCGAGGGCACGTTCCTGGCCTGCTCCCTCTGGTTCGCGGACTCGCTTGCCATGACGGGCCGCCGCGACGAGGGCCGCGAGCTGTTCGAACGCGTCCTGGACGTGCGCAACGACGTCGGACTGCTGTCGGAGGAGTGGGACCCGGTGTCCCGCCGGCAGCTCGGCAACCTGCCCCAGGCGTTCAGCCACGTGGCCCTGGTCAACACGGCGTTCGCCCTGCACGGCACGCGCGCCGAGAGCCGCAACGGCAACGGCCGGCACGGCGACGGGAGCCGCAACGGCCGGCACGGCGACGGGAGCCGCACGGAGAGCGGCTCCCGTGTCCGGGCGGCCCGTTGA